Part of the Bicyclus anynana chromosome 3, ilBicAnyn1.1, whole genome shotgun sequence genome is shown below.
AAGAATTTCAACGGTGATGATATTGATTTCTGTACGAAAGCTAACTAAAGATTCTAAATAAAGATAAACTTCTATGggcttaaaaattaaaaattaccatGGTGTACACAAATCTTATAGTAATAACGGAGCGGAAGGTATCCCTCAAAGCGATGAGGTTCGGACAGAATATTCTAACTGCAGGCTCTtggaaatttattattttgttccaCTGTACTCTGTTGCTCTCAAATATAGTGAAGTGTACAATCTCGCGAGAGTTCTTCGGTTGCAGATTATTGTAGATGTCAGATTCGTTAGAAGACACTTCGGGATCTGTAATGTAAATCATTAAatccaaatattataaaggcgaaagtttgtgtgtaagtgtgtatgtttgttcctcctttgcggtgcggctactaaagcgaatagctgaaattttgaatggaaacatattttactctggattaacacataagctggtgggagactttggccgtggatagttaccaccctaccgacaaagacgtaccgccaagcgatttagcgttccggtacgatgtcgtgtagaaaacgaatggggtgtggactttcatcctcttcctatcaagttagcccgtttccatcttagattgcatcgtcgcTTACCTCtctcagatgagattgtaatcaagggctaacttgtaaagaataaaaataaaaaggctacttttataccggaaaaatccatggttctcgcgggatttgtgaaaaactgaattcgcaGGCGcctgctagtatattataataaatgcgaatgtaagtctgtcagtctgttaccttttcatggctGTTGAgctgaattgattttgatgaaatagaAATAGAGCAATACATAGGCCACTTTTAACTCAACACAATAGAACAGAAAGCCAGAAAAAGAGCTGCTTATGTGATGAGTCGTCTCTATCCTATGATATGTGCTAAAAGCAAATTATCCCTCCGCTCTAAGGTCACTCTCTATAAGACCTGCATCCGTCCAATaatgacctacgctagtgtagtgtttgcccatcgCCCAAAGGCGACCCTAAAACCTCTTCAggtccttcagaaccgattCATGCGTCAGGCCACGGGCGCTCCGTGGTTAGTGCACAATAACAAcctacatagagacctagatctccccacaatagcccaatatatgaaacagctctcgaaaacttattttgagagggccgccacccaccccaaccaactagtggttgaggcttgcagctacatccccgataccaacgctgattgtagatctagacgcccaaaaaacgtcctttacgatcctgacgatgacataacgaacgacaatgcttcccaggcaacacaaacacaagctacacagcgtcttcgccggcgaagacgaggtccccgatatctgacgtcacccagacgtgggctttttaactcacgatctcgggggcgcccggactgatacactcaggccaaaacacccttcccgaacggccctctaagtcgaggcccgagtctcagaggagacgcccttagagagtcgttccgcccatctacttgcttctgccttcgggccccatcaggcgatgcttctgcgctcgcccgaGCCTCGAGGTCCCATagggagcctacggcacttacacaatcagaaaaaaaaacacaatagaaaacataaatttcaaaaaaaatttaagatgACGTGAAATaggagatgaaagtttgtaGGAAAATCCTTAATGTTTTCTATAAAAGACTGagatgattttaaatatttttcaaggcaTAATCAAGGAATGAACAGAGTAATTGACTTGATGATTCCAAAAAGGAACACAGTACCTACAACCATTTTGCTATTACCGAAGGATGACAACTTCGGCGAAGACCAATCGTCGTCTTCTGGTGGAGGCATTATTTCTATCAGTGATTCATTATTACGGTACATCAGAAACCTCCTTCTAGTCGAATCTAGCAAAGGTAGTTCTATTTCGACGTGGAAGGCGGTTACAGCACCCTGTAAATATTAGATTACTTACATTATAGTGATAATATACTGACGTGTAAAAAGAAGCAAAGTCGCTATTGAGCTATGTCTGCGAGCAGTGTGACAtgtaaagctgaagtggcaatgggcatggCACACAGTTCTGTTTTCCTaaacctaaggttgcctggaagagatggCTTCTAAGCGATAAGTCCGCCTtttgtaaactattttttagggttccgtagtccactaggaacccttatagtttcgccatgtccgtctccCATATACCTACTCGGAGTACGAAAATTCATTAGAAATTCCGTTgtcaattaattagataaagttgtcagtaagaaaactcagagtctgttagaACTAGAAAGCTGGCATTTGGCATGGGTttgggtatgtatattaattacgtctagtgataaaaagaaaattaaaaaaaaacatttttttggggttccttccctacatacAAAGCAAGTTTTATCATACCCATGGTGTGGTGTATCGTTATCGGCATTTTTGTGTATTCAATAAGGGTTCAAAGTGCtattttaatctacggaaccatacactgcgcgtggccctacacgcacttggcctttataataatatattaaatattaatggtAGGTAACACCACCCAAACACAAGGAACTCGTAACATCACGAATGTATTCGAATTTTTTAACGGTTTGctaaattttcatataatttctcTACCAAGTATCATTATACTAAgcagcattataatataatcataataaacaAAGTAGTGAAAAGTCCATTGTTACGCCCAATATACTAAGTAGGGAAAAGTCCTTCGTTACATTCAATTACATACCTTATCTGCCTTAGGCGGTTGGAGGACACCCATAATTCTGATGACAGTGAAATTGAAATAAACCGAACGCAAGTCATCAGGGTGTGGTTCGAAGGAATCATCGCGTCTGTCAGAAGGAAGGACTTCTCGGCCGTCCAGCCATTGCAGCCGAGGGAGCCGAGCCAATGTTGTACGGGCGTATGCTGTAGAAACCTGTTAGATCGATTAGATTGCGATATGTAACTTATTGTTGTtatctaatcatcatcattataagcctattttaacggctcactacagggtcaggcctccctACTTATCCCCACCCTCCTGGCACCCGACCAAAAGCATTGTAACTCGAGAAGTCAGGTGTGGTGCGATCAGATCAGACCAACGCACCGGGCTATGGCCCCACGGCCTCTTTTCTTTCTCTTCAAAGTTCAAGATTGTCACTGGAGTATCAAAAGTGCCCAAGTATTTTCTCGTagaagaggagatatggagctcagAACGCCACGCTGCTGCAATTTATCTGTATCTAatctaatatttaatatatgtacttataatataactgtacaggtcaaattctgtacattaaagatattttggaaattttagttggagggcattatacaatcgatactgaagccaaaaatatttttcttcgatttttttgtctgtttgtctgtctgtccgtatttttgccAATAGGGAATTGCTACTGacactactgaattaattcaaataaaacttggcacgattaGATACCATAACACTGAGAAGGTTATAGgacactttttattgcaaaaataaaatcaaaaggggatgaaatagcACCCAGTAATACAGGTTTCTACCTAGTACAGGGGCCCTTGCAACTTGTATGTAATACTTTAGTTAATGAATAaacgctttttaatttttttaattttgtcattttttgaaataggggttgaaaggtTATATGGAAAATCcctcatttttagagttacggttataaaaatatgtccataaatcatgaaaaaaatgtaatgtgattcaagaatctTTAAAATTTCCCCCTAAAGAGTAAAATAGAGTTAGAAAGTtttcatcgattttcacgcggacgaagtcgcgaacgtctgctagtattatataaatttaaaataacgcCATCTCTTGACAATCAAGTAAATTAGAATAGAAGACTGCGTACTGAGCATGGGTTCCCCGCGAGTTGCAAAGCATCAAGATTCGGCAGCGCTGATAAGGCATGTAGTACCGCCGCCAGATCACAGATGTCGTTGTCCGATAAATCCAGCACAGATATATTATAAGGCAGCTTAGAAAGCTCCGCGGTCTCtgaaattattttagaaaatttagttttataagttAAAATCTACAAAATGGGTTTTGTTTTTTTCgtactaattaatttaatagctcagtggtaaaggggccggactcctCACCAGGTGGTGGTGAGACcaatggactattgtcgtatccactcctattTCCTAGGAGCTTATAGGAGTTAGAACACAGCTTCTATCCTTATATTAAGCTTAAGTTCGGTCGTGTAGGAGTACTGCTTCCACTGGTGGGATTATTTCGCCCAATACCAGCTTGCTGCGTTGGATTCAGTGGATAAACGTGCTAGAAGGCTCATTGGCAATGAGGCAATAACAAACTCTAAGCTTCAAAacatcgccgaaaggttgccttTATGTTGTTGtctatcggtgttctacaaATTTTATTTCGGGGAGTTCAGGGATCTTAGGAACTGTTCCATCTTGTGCCACCTTTATCGTTCTTCCACCAGACGTGGTGACCTAGTAGTCATCGCAGCTAAGTGCTTGtttatacaaaagaaaaaacgcttttccgactaattggagggaacgGGAAAATtgatcttattaaaaaaattggtgaatactattttttttacgaAAGAAAATCACATAATATAACTGCAATATACAAGAACAGCAAACCGTTACTCAGGAAATTCCGACTGAGTCCCAGATAAACCAAACTATGGGGCAAATGTTTAGCAAATGTCACAGAATTAATACGATTCGCCCTCAATTCGAGCATTTTTAATTCTCCTGGGAGAAAGTTTGCATTTACATCTGATATAAAGTTGCCGCAGAGGTTCAAAGTAagcaaatttttgtatttttttaattcctcaTCAAGCTCCGTcatctgaaacaaaaataattaaaccatAAAATCTACTAGCTGTGCCCCTCGGTTACACTTGCTTAAAATTATCGCGTTGGTATAAGCCATTATATAGCCTTTTTCATATATTGGGTATTTCAACACTGAAAGTatctttaaattcaaaattttcagttccCAAGATTATTGCCTTgaaatggcggccccgcactggaaagcgcagtgttggacgaccccccactaggtagactaAGGACATGAAGCGGGTtgcagccgctggatgctggcggctctagACCGTTTCATTtgcaagtccatgcaagacgcctatgtccagcagtggacgtccatcggctgataatgatgatgatgataacaattTTACtaaatctcaatctacccacCTCACTGTCGTTTACCCTCAAAACATTTACCATTTTTAATTCCCTCTTAAGTACTTTCCTATCGTCACGATGGACAGCTTTTTGTATTAGCCCCCTCAAATCGTCAGTAAAAGAATTAATACTGTTGAAACAAATTTTCCCTTCTTCGTTTGAGCACTTTTCATTATCCCAAATCACCATCGGAAGATATATTTCCCAATATTCTTTTAGACTTAATGTAGAGTTTTCATTGAGGCATCCGTGTAAGATgctcttttgtatttttttatttagtgctTCAGAAAATGGCAAcacaggtatatttttttttctgcacTTTTCCCTGTGATGCCGAGCAGCTTCTTCTGCTAAAGTCCAATCAATGCCTGTTTCAATGCGTTCTTCATATCCTACAAGATAAATTTAACacgattttgtttaaattcatACTCGTAATTTGTGTTGAGTAAAAATATACTTCGTTAGTGTAATATACATAACATCATGTACATTAATAAGTATCGTAACTAGAGTATGCACTTCATTCAAGCatcgttattttaattatgactcATTTTCGAagaattaatttcaaataaatattaacgtttaaatacgagtattactGTGCTATAAACTACTacccatttaaaataaaattacgtgCGATATATAATCAAAGGTGCGAGATAAGTTAGAGGAGCTAAATCTCACGATATCCCACCGAGGAGAAGACGGGGTCAAAAACTCGATAATAATACCCAACGTAATTAacgtaattaaaaacaaacttagAATCCACTCAAGAAGCTATTTTTAACCCAGCttggatatttttttccatGTACAACGCAAAACACACGACTCTTGTTCAGAGCGGACCCGAAGTTTGGCGCAAAGTATACTTGTATATGTTAAAGGTAAGTACCTAAATGGTACTtgagccacagaaaacatatgtacaactTGAGCCACGAATATTtctaatatgtatatatatgtttcTAATATACATCACTAAATATTATAGAACATGTAGGAAGTAGGGAACAGCCGAAAACCTTCGACGGCATCGCATGGTGTATAGTTAAGACTGGAGTCACTGATACTTGGTCTCATAACTTGAGTTGCTAATTTCTTTATGGCAGGTTCTTTTGGTTTCGGCGGCATGCTTCTAGTTTCATAAACGATTTAGTTTAACAAAATTGGTGGTCGTGTGAGTTTGATAATTAACACCACATATATACTACGGTACTAAATGCATGTCAAAATGATGATGTCATTTAAAACCTATCAATATTCAAAAGAGGTTGTCATATCggataaaatagtttttattcgtttttttttgtaaataaatcataaattataTTCGTATTCAaatagcggacgtccgcgattaTGTCCtcgcatagatttacgagtcggtacaggTACCTTGTCGTCataaagttcagtttttcagaaattcttCCGGGATATGAAGTAGTCTATTATGTTCTCGCTATCTTGCAGTGAAAGTCCCAGAaaaatcggttcaaccgttTCAAAGAGTTTCAAAgtcaaacagacagatagaccgAATTCAGAAATCACGGGTATTTTGAAATCACTGacaaacacttaaattttatttgtatgtattgataggaagatacatataaataaaattgaagtgtttgtctTTGTGTTTTAAGTTTTCTGATCTAGTATCTA
Proteins encoded:
- the LOC112058285 gene encoding uncharacterized protein LOC112058285, with the translated sequence MPPKPKEPAIKKLATQVMRPSISDSSLNYTPCDAVEGYEERIETGIDWTLAEEAARHHREKCRKKNIPVLPFSEALNKKIQKSILHGCLNENSTLSLKEYWEIYLPMVIWDNEKCSNEEGKICFNSINSFTDDLRGLIQKAVHRDDRKVLKRELKMVNVLRVNDSEMTELDEELKKYKNLLTLNLCGNFISDVNANFLPGELKMLELRANRINSVTFAKHLPHSLVYLGLSRNFLSNVEALSKLPYNISVLDLSDNDICDLAAVLHALSALPNLDALQLAGNPCSVSTAYARTTLARLPRLQWLDGREVLPSDRRDDSFEPHPDDLRSVYFNFTVIRIMGVLQPPKADKGAVTAFHVEIELPLLDSTRRRFLMYRNNESLIEIMPPPEDDDWSSPKLSSFGNSKMVVDPEVSSNESDIYNNLQPKNSREIVHFTIFESNRVQWNKIINFQEPAVRIFCPNLIALRDTFRSVITIRFVYTMTTITKQKTGKSAQSLKPPGEQRVILATIKCALKTPDWSQPLQYFHWDDTLNTDEAIHWGDGDLSVLQYTQQLVKTPKGKAEEPGSVKQSTPENLTCHFGFGIETLK